In Pseudomonas sp. LRP2-20, the genomic window TCCGAGCCCGGCATCACCGATGCCCTGGTGCGTGCGGCCGACCAGATGGCCCGCCGTCTGCTCGACCTGCCGCTGGAAGAAGCATGAGGGGCTTGCTGCAGCGCGTGCGTGGCGCACGCGTGGAAGTGGGCGGGGAGATTGTCGGGGCCATCGACCAGGGGTTGCTGGTGTTGGTGGCCGTCGAACCTGAAGATACCCGCGAACATGCCGACAAGCTGTTGCACAAACTGCTGAATTATCGGGTGTTCAGCGACGATCAGGGCAAAATGAACCTGTCGCTGAAGGATGTGGGTGGCGGCTTGTTGCTGGTGTCCCAGTTCACCCTGGCGGCCGATACCCGCAGCGGGATGCGCCCGAGTTTCTCGACGGCTGCGCCGCCGGCGCTCGGGGCGCAATTGTTCGACTATCTTTTGAACAAGGCTCGTGGCCAGCATGCCGATGTGGCGAGCGGGCGCTTCGGTGCAGACATGCAGGTGCACCTGGTCAATGATGGCCCTGTGACATTCTTGTTACAAATATGAGGTCGAAAAACCCTTTGTTTATAGGAAAACAAGGGGTTTTGTACGATAAATAGTTGGTCCAGCCTGATGCGTTGTAACGCATCCTGCTGGATAATCGCGCGCTGCGTGAGCCTGCGTTCGCAGGTTCGTTTCACTCTGACTCGAGCATTGTCTGGACCTGTTTGGGGAATCATTACGCCCTCATGGGGTCCGAACAGTGCTCGCCAACCCGGCATTTGTCGCTGGCCGTTGGTTTCATGATCTGTTTTCGGCGAGGGTTGCTCGTGATTGTTAGTCCCCAAAAAGCATCTAGAATCCCCGGCACCGGGCTGCGCAAGGCCCTGATGGCCAGTGTGGCACTGGTCGGCCTGATGAGCGCGGGCCAGCTGTGGGCATTCAATCTTGACGATGTTGCAGCCAAGGCAAAGGATCTGGCCGGCCAGAAATACGAAGCACCAAAAAGCAATCTGCCGGCAGTATTCCGCGACATGAAGTTCGCGGACTACCAGAAAATTCATTTCCTGCAGGAAAAGGCCGAGTGGGCCAAGGACAAGACCCCGTTCAAGCTGTCCTTCTACCACCAGGGCATGCACTTCGACACGCCGGTGAAGATCAACGAGATCACGGCCACCAATGTCGAAGAAATCAAGTACGACCCGAGCCGCTTCGAGTTCGGTGACGTGCCGCACGACCCGGACACCGTCAAGAACCTCGGCTACGCCGGGTTCCGCGTGCTCTACCCGATCAACAAGGCCGACAAGCAGGACGAGATCATGACCCTGCTCGGGGCCAGCTATTTCCGCGTGGTCGGCAAGGGGCACGTGTACGGCCTGTCGGCCCGTGGCCTGGCAATCGACACCGCGCTGCCGTCGGGCGAAGAGTTCCCGCGCTTCACCGAGTTCTGGGTCGAGAAGCCCAAGCCGGCCGACAAGCACCTGGTGATCTATGCCCTGCTGGATTCGCCACGCTCCACCGGCGCCTACAAGCTGATCCTGCGCCCGGGCAGCGACACCGTGGTCGACGTGCAGTCGCGGGTGTTCCTGCGTGACCAGGTCAGCCGTCTGGGTATCGCCCCGCTGACCAGCATGTTCCTGTTCGGCCCCAACCAGCCGTCCAAGGTGCTGAACTATCGCCCGGCCCTGCATGACTCCGAAGGCCTGTCGATCCACGCCGGTAACGGCGAGTGGCTGTGGCGCCCGCTGAACAACCCGAAACACCTGGCCGTGAGCAACTTCAGTGTCGAGAACCCGCGTGGTTTCGGCCTGATGCAGCGTCAGCGCGCCTTCAGCGACTTCGAAGACCTCGACGACAACTACCAGAAGCGCCCGAGCGCCTGGATCGAGCCGAAAGGTGACTGGGGCAAGGGTACCGTCGACCTGGTGGAAATCCCGACCGCCGACGAAACCAACGACAACATCGTTGCCTTCTGGAGCCCGGAGAAGCTGCCTGAGCCAGGCAAGCCGTTCGAATACGCCTACCGCCTGCACTGGACCATCGACGAGCAGCAGTTCCAGGCTCCTGACCTGGGCTGGGTCAAGCAGACCCTGCGTTCCACTGGCGACGTCAAGCAGTCCAACCTGATCCGCCAGCCAGACGGCAGCGTCGCTTTCCTGGTCGACTTCGCCGGCCCGGCACTTGCCGCCCTGCCGGAAGACACCCCGGTGCGCAGCCAGGTCAGCGTTGGCGACAACGCCGAGGTGGTCGAGAACAACCTGCGCTATAACCCGGAGACCAAGGGCTGGCGCCTGACCCTGCGTCTGAAGGTCAAGGAAGCCAACAAGTCCACCGAAATGCGCGCTGCGCTGGTGCGAGACGTGCCGGTAGAGCCGGCCAAGCCTGCCGCTGAAACCAAGCAGGAAAAGGCTGCGGCCAAGCATGCCAAGCATGAGAAGACCGCCAAGGCGGAACCAGCCAAGGCCGAACAACCTGCCGCCGATGCGGCGCCCACCAACGGGACCCCGGCCACCACTGAAAAAGTGCTGACCGAGACCTGGAGCTATCAGTTGCCTGCCGATGAGTAACTCAAGCGCAAGGCCAGAATCGCTTGGCGAATACCTGGCCCACCTCCCTCTGAGCGATGAGCAGCGCGCGGAACTCGCCAGCTGCACCTCGTTCAGTGAGCTGCACCAACGCCTGGCGGCCAACCCGGCCGCCAACGCCACCGAGGCCGTGCAGGCCTCGGTCGGCCCGCGCCTGACCGTGGGCAGCGCCGCCGAGCTGGAAGACGCCGAGATGCTCGGTGTCGACGGCAGCGGCCGCCTGTGTCTGAAGATCGCACCGCCGATCAAGCGCACCAAGGTCGTGCCCGAGCCATGGCGCACCAACGTGCTGATCCGCCTGTGGCGGCGCATGACGGGGCGCACCAACGCCCCGCAGCCACCCAAGCGTGAGCTGCCCGCGGCGCGCTGGCGCACGGTCGGCTCGATCCGCCGCTACATCCTGCTCGCCCTCATGATCGGCCAGACCATCGTCGCCGGCTTCTACATGAAGGGCATTCTGCCGTACCAGGGCTGGTCGTTCGTCGACCTCGACGAAGTGATCAAGCAGCCGCTGTGGGATACCGTGGTGCAGGTCTGGCCGTATGCCTTGCAGACGTCCATCCTGGTGCTGTTCGGCATCCTGTTCTGCTGGGTTTCGGCGGGTTTCTGGACCGCCCTGATGGGCTTCCTCGAACTGCTCACCGGGCGTGACAAGTACAAGATCTCGGGCAGCAGTGCAGGCAATGAGCCGATTGCACCCGAGGCGCGTACCGCGCTGGTCATGCCGATCTGCAACGAAGACGTGCCGCGCGTGTTCGCAGGCCTGCGGGCGACCTTCGAGTCGGTGGCGGCCAGCGGCAACCTCGATCGCTTCGACTTCTTCGTGCTCAGCGACACCAACGACACCGACATCGCCGTGGCCGAGCAACAGGCCTGGCTGGACGTGTGCCGCGAGACCAAGGGCTTCGGCCGCATCTTCTACCGCCGCCGCCGCCGCCGCGTGAAGCGCAAGAGCGGCAACCTCGACGACTTCTGCCGTCGTTGGGGCGGCGAGTACAAGTACATGGTCGTGCTCGACGCCGACAGCGTCATGAGTGGCGAGTGCCTGAGCAGCCTGGTGCGCCTGATGGAGGCCAACCCGGACGCCGGCATCATCCAGACCGGGCCGAAAGCCTCGGGCATGGACACCCTGTATGCGCGCATGCAGCAGTTCGCCACCCGCGTGTACGGCCCGCTGTTCACCGCCGGCCTGCACTTCTGGCAGCTGGGCGAGTCGCACTACTGGGGCCACAACGCGATCATCCGCATGAAGCCGTTCATCGAGCACTGCGCCCTGGCGCCGTTGCCGGGCAAGGGCGCGTTCGCCGGGGCCATTCTCTCCCACGACTTCGTCGAAGCCGCGCTGATGCGCCGCGCCGGCTGGGGTGTGTGGATTGCCTATGACCTGCCGGGCAGCTACGAAGAATTGCCGCCGAACCTGCTCGACGAGCTCAAGCGCGACCGCCGCTGGTGCCATGGCAACCTGATGAACTTCCGCCTGTTCCTGGTCAAGGGCATGCACCCGGTGCACCGTGCGGTGTTCCTCACCGGCGTGATGTCGTACCTGTCGGCGCCGCTGTGGTTCCTGTTCCTGGTGCTGTCGACCGCACTGCTGGCGACCAATACGCTGATGGAGCCGCAGTACTTCATCGAGCCGTACCAGCTCTACCCGCTGTGGCCGCAGTGGCACCCGGAGAAGGCCGTGGCGCTGTTCTCCACCACCATCGTGCTGCTGTTCCTGCCCAAGCTGCTCAGTGTCATCCTGATCTGGGCCAAGGGTGCCGTCGAGTTCGGCGGGCGCATCAAGGTTACACTGTCGATGCTGATGGAGATGCTGTTCTCCATGCTGCTGGCGCCGGTGCGGATGATCTTCCACACCCGCTTCGTGCTGGCTGCATTCCTCGGCTGGGCGGCAACCTGGAACTCGCCGCAGCGTGACGACGACTCTACCCCGTGGAGCGAAGCGGTGCGCCGCCATGGTCCACAGACCCTGCTGGGCTTTGCCTGGGCCGGGCTGGTGGCATGGCTGAACCCGGCGTTCCTGTGGTGGTTGGCGCCAATTGTCGGCTCGCTGGTGCTGTCGATCCCGGTATCGGTGATCTCCAGCCGCACGCGCCTGGGCCTGGCGGCCAAGGACGAGAAGCTGTTCCTCATCCCTGAGGAATACGCGACGCCGCAAGAGCTGTTGGCGACCGACCAGTACACCCACGAGAACCGCTGGCATGCCCTGCACGACGGCTTCGTGCGTGCGGTGGTCGACCCACGGCAGAATGCCCTGGCCTGCGCCATGGCCACTGCCCGTCACGGCCAGGCTGCGCCGATCGAGGCGCTGCGTGCAGAGCGCGTGGCCAAGGCGATCGAACTCGGGCCGAAAGGGCTGGACCTCAACACCCGTCTGGCCTTGCTCAGCGACCCGGTGGCCTTGAGCCGCCTGCACGAGCAGGTCTGGGCCGAGCACAATGCGGCGTGGATCGATGTGTGGCGTGCCTCGATCAAGAACGACCCGCATTCGCCGCTGTTGCCACTGCATCCGGAGAATGAAGGCCAGCCGGCACTCGTCGGCGCCTGATAATGGCCAATCGCGGATAAATCCGCTC contains:
- the mdoH gene encoding glucans biosynthesis glucosyltransferase MdoH; the protein is MSNSSARPESLGEYLAHLPLSDEQRAELASCTSFSELHQRLAANPAANATEAVQASVGPRLTVGSAAELEDAEMLGVDGSGRLCLKIAPPIKRTKVVPEPWRTNVLIRLWRRMTGRTNAPQPPKRELPAARWRTVGSIRRYILLALMIGQTIVAGFYMKGILPYQGWSFVDLDEVIKQPLWDTVVQVWPYALQTSILVLFGILFCWVSAGFWTALMGFLELLTGRDKYKISGSSAGNEPIAPEARTALVMPICNEDVPRVFAGLRATFESVAASGNLDRFDFFVLSDTNDTDIAVAEQQAWLDVCRETKGFGRIFYRRRRRRVKRKSGNLDDFCRRWGGEYKYMVVLDADSVMSGECLSSLVRLMEANPDAGIIQTGPKASGMDTLYARMQQFATRVYGPLFTAGLHFWQLGESHYWGHNAIIRMKPFIEHCALAPLPGKGAFAGAILSHDFVEAALMRRAGWGVWIAYDLPGSYEELPPNLLDELKRDRRWCHGNLMNFRLFLVKGMHPVHRAVFLTGVMSYLSAPLWFLFLVLSTALLATNTLMEPQYFIEPYQLYPLWPQWHPEKAVALFSTTIVLLFLPKLLSVILIWAKGAVEFGGRIKVTLSMLMEMLFSMLLAPVRMIFHTRFVLAAFLGWAATWNSPQRDDDSTPWSEAVRRHGPQTLLGFAWAGLVAWLNPAFLWWLAPIVGSLVLSIPVSVISSRTRLGLAAKDEKLFLIPEEYATPQELLATDQYTHENRWHALHDGFVRAVVDPRQNALACAMATARHGQAAPIEALRAERVAKAIELGPKGLDLNTRLALLSDPVALSRLHEQVWAEHNAAWIDVWRASIKNDPHSPLLPLHPENEGQPALVGA
- a CDS encoding glucan biosynthesis protein G, translated to MIVSPQKASRIPGTGLRKALMASVALVGLMSAGQLWAFNLDDVAAKAKDLAGQKYEAPKSNLPAVFRDMKFADYQKIHFLQEKAEWAKDKTPFKLSFYHQGMHFDTPVKINEITATNVEEIKYDPSRFEFGDVPHDPDTVKNLGYAGFRVLYPINKADKQDEIMTLLGASYFRVVGKGHVYGLSARGLAIDTALPSGEEFPRFTEFWVEKPKPADKHLVIYALLDSPRSTGAYKLILRPGSDTVVDVQSRVFLRDQVSRLGIAPLTSMFLFGPNQPSKVLNYRPALHDSEGLSIHAGNGEWLWRPLNNPKHLAVSNFSVENPRGFGLMQRQRAFSDFEDLDDNYQKRPSAWIEPKGDWGKGTVDLVEIPTADETNDNIVAFWSPEKLPEPGKPFEYAYRLHWTIDEQQFQAPDLGWVKQTLRSTGDVKQSNLIRQPDGSVAFLVDFAGPALAALPEDTPVRSQVSVGDNAEVVENNLRYNPETKGWRLTLRLKVKEANKSTEMRAALVRDVPVEPAKPAAETKQEKAAAKHAKHEKTAKAEPAKAEQPAADAAPTNGTPATTEKVLTETWSYQLPADE
- the dtd gene encoding D-aminoacyl-tRNA deacylase, with the protein product MRGLLQRVRGARVEVGGEIVGAIDQGLLVLVAVEPEDTREHADKLLHKLLNYRVFSDDQGKMNLSLKDVGGGLLLVSQFTLAADTRSGMRPSFSTAAPPALGAQLFDYLLNKARGQHADVASGRFGADMQVHLVNDGPVTFLLQI